The segment ATTTAAGAAGAAATGCTCGTTGCTGTTAATAAAGTTAAAGACTCTGACCAGGTCCTCCTGAAGTATTCCAGCCTGCATCAGATGAGGCGCTATAGCCCGGATAAAGAGAGAAGTACCGGCTTTGTTGCGGTTGTGTCCTTCGTCTCCCATATGCAGCACCTGAGCTACCATGGCCCGCATATCGATGCCGCCTGACAGCTGGATGGCCTTTTTCAGGGCCGGGCCAAGAATTTTCTCGATCCATCGCAGGCGGTCAACCACCTCCTGGTTGTAGGCGCCGTAGCGAAGGACCTTGCCCAGTCCTTCGTTCAGGGTACAAAAAGCCGTGTTGCCATGGGTGATATTTTTTAGCACGAACACTGGCATAGAGGCGGATACGATGCCGGCCATTGGGCCCACGCCGCCTTTTTCGTGGCAAGGGCAATAAGTGATTTCGCCGGATGCTGCCATTCGTTCGGCGCCGGCCGCGTCAGATGCCAGTCCTTCGTAGATCAGGGCACCCATAACGGCGCCGCGCATGGGACCGGACATTTGTTCCCAGGCTATGGGCGGGCCGGAATGAAGAATGGTTTTCTTGGTCATGCCCGGGATAAAGTCCAGGGCAGTCTGGATATCCGTTAGCATAGGTTGTGCGCTGCTGAACCGGTCATAGGCCTCCTGATTGGCTGCCTGAATCTGAGCTTCTAATGGCGCCAAGGAATCCAAAGCCTTCAGCAGGCGCACATCGCCTCCGGCCGGCGGCGTCCAGTCCACATGCACGGCCGGCACCCCCTGAGCTGCCAGGTCATTTTTGAAAATCTCGGTTCCCATGTGAATGGTTTCTATTTTTTTACCGAACAATCGATTGATCCCCGTCATCCTCTCATCTCCTTTTAGGCTCCGTTCTTAACGATGGCTGCGGCCAGCCTGGCAGCCTTTATATTGGCATCAGCCAAAGCTACGCCGGCGTCAACCAGTTTGGCCTGCTGATCGGCATAATCCTGAGGATCCCGATAGGTACCGCAGATGGAAGCCACGACGGACAAGTAACGGCCTTGCCCTTTGGCCAGTTTTTTTGCTTCTTTGACTACCGGCGCCAAAATGCCGGCCGGATCGGGATGAGAGCCATATCCCAGCACCACATCCAACAAAATGACGGCAGTTTCCGGGTCCCTGGCCTCCTGCAGCAAACGCTCCAGCCGGATGGTCGGGTCAATCATCGGGTGGGGACGCCCTACCGTAAATTTGTCATCGCCAAGATCAATGGCAGTGTGTTTCATGCTTTTAGCTGAATCCGGCAGCATGAACCGGGAATCAAAGACAATATTGGAATAGATTGGTCCCAGGTCTTCCTGCATCGCCAGAATCGCCTCATCA is part of the Acetonema longum DSM 6540 genome and harbors:
- a CDS encoding DUF1116 domain-containing protein, with protein sequence MTGINRLFGKKIETIHMGTEIFKNDLAAQGVPAVHVDWTPPAGGDVRLLKALDSLAPLEAQIQAANQEAYDRFSSAQPMLTDIQTALDFIPGMTKKTILHSGPPIAWEQMSGPMRGAVMGALIYEGLASDAAGAERMAASGEITYCPCHEKGGVGPMAGIVSASMPVFVLKNITHGNTAFCTLNEGLGKVLRYGAYNQEVVDRLRWIEKILGPALKKAIQLSGGIDMRAMVAQVLHMGDEGHNRNKAGTSLFIRAIAPHLMQAGILQEDLVRVFNFINSNEHFFLNLSMPCCKAALDAANGVPCSTMVTTMARNGTEFGIRVSGLGNRWFTGPAQMIKGLLFPGYTEADANPDIGDSAITETAGIGAFAMAAAPAIVQFVGGTAEDAQAYSNRMYEITIGESKFFSIPQFNFRGSATGIDIRKVIQLGILPQINTGMAHREAGVGQVGAGLVNPPRECFAKALLAFAAEYVK